In Roseibium algicola, the DNA window ATGGCATGGCGGTGCATTGCTGTTTCTGTACCGCTTGGAACGCAGCCTCTTGCAGGTCAGTTCAGGATTTACGTGTCCTTCAATCCCATCCTCTATATAACCTCCAGCAAACCTGCGCCTGCTGAACGGAACACTGGACCAGTATGAAACTCTCCCAGGAAGACCTTGCCGGACTGATCGATGCCGATGACCTGAGAAATCGCCTGACCGCGCTGACCGCCGGCAATGACGGCGACGGTTCGGACATGAAGACCCGCTCGGCTGTTCTTGCGATGCTGAAGCAGGTGGTGAAAGACGCTCGCGGCAAGGCCCAGGCGATGCTGGACGAGGACGGCGGCGGGCTGCTGTGCGCCGGGCGGCTGTCCTATATCCAGGACGAGCTGATCCGCGTGATCTACGATTTCGCCCTGCACCACGTCTACCGGATCAAGAACCCGTCCGCCGCGGAGCGCATGGCCATTGCCGCCGTTGGCGGTTACGGCCGCGGCACACTGGCGCCGGGGTCCGACATCGATCTTCTGTTCGTGCTGCCGTACAAGCAGACCCCCTGGGGTGAGCAGGTGGTGGAATATATCCTCTACATGCTCTGGGACCTGGGCTTCAAGGTAGGCCACGCGACCCGGAATATCGACGAGTGCATCCGCCTGTCCAAGGCGGACATGACCATCCGCACCGCCATTCTGGAAGCCCGCTACATCTGGGGCGACGAGGCTCTTTTCGAGGAACTCGTCCAGCGCTTCGACAAGGAAGTGGTCGAAGGCACCAGCTCGGAATTCATCGCCGCCAAGCTGCTGGAACGCGATGACCGCCACAAGCGCCAGGGCGCCTCGCGCTACCTGGTCGAGCCGAACATCAAGGAAGGCAAGGGCGGTCTGCGCGATCTCAATACCCTGTTCTGGATCGCCAAGTACCACTACCGGGTCAACAGACAGTCGGAACTGGTCAAGAAAGGCGTTCTGACCCGTTCGGAATATGCGCGGTTCAAGAAGTCTGACGACTTCCTGTGGGCGGTCCGCTGCCATCTGCATTTCCTGACGGGACGGCCGGAAGAGCGCCTGTCCTTCGATGTCCAGCGCGAGATCGCGATCCGGCTCGGCTACACCCAGCACCCGGGCATGAAGGATGTCGAGCGTTTCATGAAGCACTACTTCCTGGTGGCCAAGGATGTCGGCGATCTGACCCGCATCATCTGCGCCGCGCTGGAGGAAGAGCACGTCAAGGAGCCGCGCGGCAAGGGCCTGACCGGCATGATGCGCCGCCTGCGCGCAGGCCGCGTTTCGGCAACCGCCAAGCCCGTTGAAGGGGCGACCGGCTTCGTGGTGGAGAACAACCGCCTGAATGCGGTATCCGACACCGTGTTCGAAACCGATCCGACCAACCTCCTGCGGGTGTTCCAGATCGCGGACAAGCACGACTACAACATGCATCCGCAGCTGACCCGCCTGATGCGGCATTCGCTGAAGCTGGTCGATGGAAGCCTGCGCGCCGACCCTGAAGCGAACCGGCTTTTCCTGTCGATCCTGACCTCCCGGCACGCGCCGGAAAAGACCTTGCGCAAGATGAACGAAACCGGCGTGCTCGGCCGCTTCGTGCCCGAGTTCGGCAAGGTCGTGGCGATGATGCAGTTCAACATGTATCACCACTACACGGTCGACGAGCATCTGATCCGGTCCATCGGCGTGCTGGCCGATATCGAGCGCGGCAACTCCGGCGACGACCATCCACTGGCAACCGACCTGATCCTGACGCTGCAGAACCGCAAGGTGCTGTTTGTCGCCATGTTCCTGCACGACATCGCCAAGGGCAGGCCGGAAGATCATTCGATCGCCGGCGCCCGGGTCGCGCGCAAGCTGTGCCCGCGTTTCGGACTGAACGACGCGGAAACCGAGACGGTTGCCTGGCTGATCGAGCATCACCTGGACATGAGCACCATTGCCCAGTCGCGCGACCTGTCGGACCGCAAGACGATCACGGATTTCGCCAACACGGTGCAGTCGCTCGAAAGGCTGAAACTGCTCCTGATCCTGACCGTGGCCGACATTCGCGCCGTCGGGCCCGGCGTCTTCAACGGCTGGAAAGGCCAGCTGCTGCGCACGCTCTACTATGCCACCGAACCCCATCTGTCCGGCGGCCACACGAAGATGTCGCATCGCCAGACCATCGACAAGGCCAAGGAAGAGCTCGGCAGCAAGCTGGAGCACTGGTCCGCCAAGGACCGCAATGCCTATTTGAACAGACATTATCCGGCCTACTGGCTGCGTACGGAGCCGGAGCGGCTGGTCTCCCATGCCGAACTTCTGCACAAGGCCGACAAGGACAAGAGGCAGCTCGCCTTCCAGGTCATCCCGCGCGCCTTCGAGGGTGTGACCGAGCTGACGATCATGGCGCCGGACCATCCGCGCCTGCTGTCGATCATTGCCGGGGCCTGCTACACGACCGGTGCCAATATCGTTGACGCACAGATCGACACCACGACAGACGGCTACGCGCTGGACACGATCTTCATCGGCCGGGAACTGCCGGACGACGAAGACGAAAAGCGCCGCGGCGAGCGGATTGCCAAGCTGATCGAGACCACACTACGCGGTGAAGAGCGGCTTCCGGAGCCCGTTTCCAAGAAGACCGGCGTCAAGGGCCGCATGAAGGCCTTCAAGGTGGCCAGCGAAGTGCTGGTCAACAACGCCCTGTCTGACGATTACACGGTGCTGGAGATTTCTGGTCTCGACCGGCCAGGCCTGCTCTACGACCTGACGCGCTCCATCGCGACGCTCAATCTGAACATCGGTTCGGCCCATATCTCGACCTTCGGCGAGAAAGTGGTCGACGTTTTCTACGTCACCGATCTCACCGGACAGAAAATTGCCAACATCGGGCGTCAGGAAATCATCCGTGAGCGCCTTGCCAATGCGGTCGACGGCCATGTGGAACTCGATCCGGCAGCTCCGGCAACCCGCAAGGTTCAGCGGCAGGCTTCATAAGTGCATACCTTCCTCTTCGGAGTCCTTCCGGCATGAGTCTCGTCCGCAATTTCGCAACCGTCGGCAGCGCGACCCTGCTGAGCCGCCTGCTCGGCTTTGTTCGCGACGTGCTTCTGGCCGCCGTCGTCGGGGCCGGTCCGGTTGCCGATGCCTTTGTGGTGGCCTTCCGTCTGCCCAACCTGTTCCGCCGGCTGTTCGCGGAAGGCGCCTTCAACTCCGCCTTCATCCCGCTGTTCGGGCGAACGGTCGAGGAAGAGGGCGATGCGGGCGCCAAGCGGTTCGCCGGGGAAATCGGCGCAGCGCTGCTGTTCTGCCTGCTGGTGCTGACTGCTTTTGCACAAATCTTCATGCCGCTGGTGGTGTGGGCACTGGCACCGGGTTTCGTGGAAGACCCCACCAAGTACGACCTGACAGTTCTGATGTCGCGGATCGCGTTTCCCTATCTGATCTTCATGTCGATGCTTGCCTTCATCGGCGGTATTCTCAACACCTATCAGCGCTTTGCCGCCGCTGCCTTCGCGCCGGTGATGCTGAACGTGGTGATGAGCGCCGTTCTGGGTGCCGTGCTTTATCTCGGTATCAAGGACGACACGGCGCTCGGGGTCATTCTGGCCATCGGCGTCACTGTTGGCGGGATCGTGCAGTTGATCGTCGTCCTCATCGACCTGAAGCGCCTCGGCTTCAAGATCCCCGTCTTCCGCCCGCGCTATACCAAATCGGCCAAACGCCTGCTGATGCTTGGCATTCCGGGCGTCGTTGCCGGCGGCGTCACCCAGATCAACATTGCCGTCGGCCAGATCATCGCCTCCATGCAGGAAGGCGCCAATGCGCTGCTCTATTTCGCCGACCGGCTCTACCAGTTGCCGCTCGGGGTGATCGGCATCGCCATCGGCGTGGTGCTCTTACCCAGCCTGACGCGGCAACTGCGCGCCGGACAGATGGGCGCTTACCAGCACAGCCTCAACCGAGCACTGGAGTTCTCACTGGTGCTGACCCTGCCGGCCGCTGTTGCGCTGGCTGTCATACCGCAGGAAATCGTCTCGGTGCTGTTCCAGCGGGTGCGCTTCGATGCCGCCGCGGTGGAAGGCACGGCTGCAGCCCTGACGGCATTTGCCTTTGGCCTGCCCGCCTTTGTGCTCAACAAGGTGTTTTCGCCCGGTTATTTCGCGCGGGAAGACACCAAGACGCCGATGATCTTTGCCGTTGTCGGCATGGTCGTGAACGTCGGCCTCTCGATCGCGCTGTTTCCCATGCTCCAGCATGTGGGCATCGCGCTGGCCACAACGCTGGCTGGCTGGGTGAACACCGGCCTCCTGATCATCGTTCTGTGGCGACGGGGCCATTTCCAGCCCGATTTCAAGCTGCTCCGGCGGCTGTCGCTGGTGGTGCTCGCCAGCCTGCTGATGGGGGTCGCGGTGCATTTTGCTGCCATCTACATGGCCTCCTGGCTATCGGCGCCATGGCTGGCGGTGCGTGCGGGCAGTCTCGTTCTGCTTGTGCTCGTCGGCATGGTCACCTTTGCCGTCTTCACCCAGCTCAGCGGCGGTTCCGACCTTGTCGGCATGCTGAAAGCGTTGAGACGGCGCAACACCTGACCGCGAAACGCCGGCGCACGCCGTTTCCAGCTTGCATGCATAACGGACCGGGCTTAAACCCGGCCCGCCCAAACATTCATAGCGCCCTTCCAACCGGCCGCACCATCAAAGGGATTTGAAATGGCGGAGTTCCAGCCCCGTGTCTTTTCCGGCGTCCAGCCGACAGGCAACCTGCATCTTGGCAACTACCTGGGCGCCGTTTCGCGCTGGGTTCCGTTGCAGGATCAGATGCCGACGATCTTCTGCGTCGTCGACAGCCATGCCATCACGGCAGGGTTTCCGGATCCGCACGAGCTTGCCCAGGCAACCCGTGAAGTGACCGCTGCCTATATGGCGGCCGGCATCGATCCGAAGAAATCGATCATCTTCAACCAGAGCCAGGTTCGCGAACACACCGAACTTGCCTGGATCTTCAACTGCGTGGCGCGCATGGGCTGGCTCAATCGCATGACCCAGTTCAAGGAAAAGGCCGGCAAGAACAAGGAAAACGCTTCCGTTGGCCTGTTCGCCTATCCGAACCTGATGGCTGCCGACATTCTGGCTTACCGTGCGACCCATGTTCCGGTCGGCGACGACCAGAAGCAGCACCTGGAACTGACCCGCGACATCGCCGCCAAGTTCAACAACGACTTTGCGGACCGGATCAAGGAACTGGATATCGGCATCGAGAACCCGACGCCGTCTCCGGAACTGCCGGAATATCTCTATTTCCCGATGACCGAGCCGATGATCGCCGGCCCGGCTACCCGGATCATGTCGCTGCGCGACGGCACCAAGAAGATGTCGAAGTCCGATCCGTCGGACCTGTCGCGCATCAACCTGACGGACGACGCGGACTCGATCTCCAAGAAGATCAAGAAAGCCAAGACCGATCCGGACGCGCTGCCGAGCGAAACCGGCGGCCTGGAAGGCCGTCCGGAAGCAGACAACCTTGTCGGCATCTATGCCGCCCTGAGCGGCGCGACCAAGGCCGACGTCCTGAAGGAATACGGCGGTCAGCAGTTCTCGGCCTTCAAGCCGGCCCTGTCCGACCTGGCGGTGGCGAAACTCTCGCCGATGACCGACGAAATGCGCCGCCTGATGGACGACAAGGCACAGATTGACGCCATCCTGAAGGAAGGCGCCGAAAAGGCCTCCGCCATCGCCGAACCGGTGCTGAAGGACGTTCGCAAGATCATCGGTTTCCTCGACGTCCGGTAAACAGACGCGACAACAACCTGATCCTGAAAGCCCGGCAGGTTTCTGCCGGGTTTTTTGCTTGGGTAACCGCAATCCGCAACGTTCCACCTTACACCGTTGCGCCTTGCCCGGAAAAAAGCGGAGGTTCGCCTCATACCCTTGCAGGTCGTCATCCCATGGCTCGACCATGGGATCCGTGCCATTGCGCCGCAAAGAGAAAAGTCCTTGCCGTGAGCAAAGGTTACGGCAAGGCGACTTGTCATCCCCGCACAAGCAGGGATCCAGTATCCAGCTGATTTGCGATTATTCGCCTCGGACGACACGGCGTACTGGATCCCGGTCTTGCCGCGTTGCGCCAAACCGGGATGACAAATCATGGCAGCGCGTGGAAGCCGGTCCTGACGACAGCAAATGCTGAAGCCCGCGCTTCGCTACGCATTGCCCGGGATGAAAAGGCAGCCTTTTTCCCCTTCCTCAATTCCGTCATCCCATGGCTCGACCATGGGATCCATGCCATTACGCTCCAAATCGGCAAAGCTTTGCGGTGGGCGAAGGTCAGGGGATGGATTGCAGGGTCTAGCCCTGCAATGACGGGGTGGGTTGAGAGGTTGGGACTTTCATCCGGCCGACGGGGCTCACCAGCCGGTTTGTACATTGCCACTGGATCCACTCCCTGGGCTGCCCCGTGATCTACACTGTCAAACGCTATCCTTGCGCTCGACAACGAGCACTCTTGCCTCTCCGACCGGGTGGGCCACATGGGCATCGCCGTCGTTGGCGAAGAAGATCTGTCCTTCGGTCAGGCGTTGAACCTTCTCGGTTCCGGCCTCGCGGTAGTGCATGTCGACAGTGCCCGACAGAACCACGAAGACTTCCGGACCGTCGTTGACGTGCCATTTGTAGGGCTTGTCCGTCCAGTGCAGGCGGACCGTGATGCCGTCCAGTTCACCGATCAGACGTGACCCCCAGGCTCTTTCCGCCGTAAAGCTGCTTGTATCGAGATGGAAATCCATGAAACTCTCCCGCTGCAAAATCACTCAAGGGTGCTATCGCGGACAGGCTCTCGTTTCTTCCGGCAATTTGACCGGTTCGGCCGGTCAATTGCCGGTGAACGCAGGCAGTTCGACACACAGGACAATGACAGAAGACCCATGGATTCAATCGACCGGACCTTGCTGCAACTGCTGGAAGCCGACAGCCGGACACCTGTGAAAACGCTGGCTGCCCATGTCGGCCTGGCCCGGTCGAGCGTTCAGGCCCGGGTCCGGAAGCTGGAAGAAACCGGCGTCATTCGCGCCTACACGATCCGGATCAGCGATCCGGAGCCGGCCGAAATCGAAGCCTATCTGTGGATCCGGACAGGTTCGGCGACCTGTGCGGCGATTGCGCCGGTGGTTTCGAAATTCGAGGAGGTTCTCCAGTGCCGCTCGATTTCCGGCGACAGGGACATGGTTCTGCTGGTGCGCGCCCGGACGCTGGACGGCCTCGCCGAGCTTCGCAATCGTATTGCTGCCCTTGATGGAATTGCCAATGTCGAGACCCATCCGGTGCTGAAAGACTGGATATGAACGCGGCGCGAAATTCCCGATTTACTTTTTTTGTCAGGCAATGAAACGGTTTCTCAAAGTTTACAACGCACTCTCAAGGCAACAGGATCTTGTAGAGAGTAGTTATCTTGGTCAGTCAAAACAGCGAACGCGCCGTCAATGCCGCGCCAGAAGCCGATGACACGCAGGACAAATTCTTTGCCGAAGAGCAAAAGCTTTCCTCTGCGGACACCGTAACTACAGACGAATATTCTTCCAGCATCACGAAACCCCTCGACGAGGAGGACGTCGGTCCCGCAGTCGGCCCAGGCCGCCGGGCAACCGATGCGCCCGTCTCCGCGCCTGCCAAATCGCTGCAGCATCTTGCCCTGGCGGGCATGATCATCGGCCTTGCCGCCGGTTTCATCATGGTTTCCAGCGACAGCCTGAACCGGTTTCTCGGTCTTGGTCTGACCTTCTTTGCCGGCGGGCTGGCTGTCTGGCGGCTGTTTGCCGACGACATGCAGCGCTCGGTGCAGGCGTTACAGGTGAAGGATGACAAGATCCGCCGCCTGATGGCACGCTGCGAGGAACTGGAAGACCGCGCCTGGGAACTTGGCGAATCCGACGAACGTCACGCCAGCATCCTGGCAACGCTTGGCGATGTCGTCGTCCGGCGCGACCAGGACGGCACCATCACCTATGTGAACTCTGCTGCCGACGATGTGTTCGGGCTCGGACATGCCTTGCAGCCGGGTGCAACCCTGCATCTGCCGCTGCTTGAGGAAGTGGGCTTTGAAAGCGCCGTCACGCAGGCCCTGGACAAGACGACCCCGGGCATGGGCTTTCAGGATCTCCACATCGACACCGCACAGGGCCCGCGCTGGTTCTCACGTATCGACATTCCGGTGCGCGACACCACGACGGACCGCCAGCTGGTGCAGACCGTTCTGCGCGACGTGACCGAGCGGCGCCTGATCGAAGAAGAACTGCTGGCTGCCCGTCATTCCGCCGAAAGCTCCAACGAGGCGAAATCCCGCTTTCTCGCGACCGTCAGCCACGAGATCCGTACGCCGCTCAACGGCGTGCTCGGCATGGCCGCGCTCCTGCGCGACACCCGCCTGACCAAGGAACAGAGCGCCTATATCGAGGCGCTGGAAACCTCCGGCGAAACATTGCTGCTCCTGATCGATGAAGTGCTCGACTTTTCCAAGGTGGAGGCCGGCAAGCTCGACATTCAGGCTGCCCCGGTTCGGGTTGGCGCCCTGGTGGAAAGCGTCGTTGAACTGCTTGCCCCGAAAGCCCACGCCAAGTCGCTTGAAATCGGCTCCATGCTTGACCCGAACCTGCCGGAAGAGGTGACGCTGGACGCCACTCGTGTCCGCCAGATCCTCTACAATCTCATCGGCAACGGCATCAAGTTCACCGATGAGGGTGGCGTTGCCGTCGAACTGACAGGTCGCCCCAATCCGGACGGTGGCGGTTTTCTGGATATCGACGTGCGCGACAGCGGCATCGGCTTTGACGAACAGGAGGCCGAGCGGCTGTTTCAGGAATTCGAGCAGGTCGACCATGGCCCGGCGCGCAAGTTCGGCGGCACCGGCCTCGGTCTGGCCATCGCCCAGCGGCTTGCCGGCCTGATGGGTGGCGAAATTGCCGCGCAGCCCTCCGAAGACGGCGGCGCGCAGTTCCGCGTGTCCTTGCCGATCCCCGAATCCCTTGTTGCCGACACGGATCCGCGCCTTGCCAAGCTTGAGGGCCGCAGGATCGTGTTCGTCAGCACCAGCCAGATCGAATGCCCGCTGCTGGCCAGACGGCTGCAGTATCACGCAGCCAATGTGTCCGTGCATGCGCCGGGCAGTACGGATCTCGATGCCGCGCTGGCCGAGGCCGATCTACTTGTTGTCGACAACGGCGCCCTGTCCGACAGCGGCGGCTGGCTGGCCTCTGCCCGCCTGACCGGCTGCAAGGCTCCTGCCGTCGTTATGATCGCCCCGCCGGAGCGCGAGCGCCTGGAACATCTGCGCGAAGCCGGGTATGCCGCCTATCTGATCCGCCCGGTGCGGATCGAGACCCTGGTCCAGATCTTTTCCGGCCTGCTGGACGACGACGGCATGGAACACGCCTGGGACGCAAGCGCGGAGCCCGTCAGCAACG includes these proteins:
- a CDS encoding [protein-PII] uridylyltransferase, which encodes MKLSQEDLAGLIDADDLRNRLTALTAGNDGDGSDMKTRSAVLAMLKQVVKDARGKAQAMLDEDGGGLLCAGRLSYIQDELIRVIYDFALHHVYRIKNPSAAERMAIAAVGGYGRGTLAPGSDIDLLFVLPYKQTPWGEQVVEYILYMLWDLGFKVGHATRNIDECIRLSKADMTIRTAILEARYIWGDEALFEELVQRFDKEVVEGTSSEFIAAKLLERDDRHKRQGASRYLVEPNIKEGKGGLRDLNTLFWIAKYHYRVNRQSELVKKGVLTRSEYARFKKSDDFLWAVRCHLHFLTGRPEERLSFDVQREIAIRLGYTQHPGMKDVERFMKHYFLVAKDVGDLTRIICAALEEEHVKEPRGKGLTGMMRRLRAGRVSATAKPVEGATGFVVENNRLNAVSDTVFETDPTNLLRVFQIADKHDYNMHPQLTRLMRHSLKLVDGSLRADPEANRLFLSILTSRHAPEKTLRKMNETGVLGRFVPEFGKVVAMMQFNMYHHYTVDEHLIRSIGVLADIERGNSGDDHPLATDLILTLQNRKVLFVAMFLHDIAKGRPEDHSIAGARVARKLCPRFGLNDAETETVAWLIEHHLDMSTIAQSRDLSDRKTITDFANTVQSLERLKLLLILTVADIRAVGPGVFNGWKGQLLRTLYYATEPHLSGGHTKMSHRQTIDKAKEELGSKLEHWSAKDRNAYLNRHYPAYWLRTEPERLVSHAELLHKADKDKRQLAFQVIPRAFEGVTELTIMAPDHPRLLSIIAGACYTTGANIVDAQIDTTTDGYALDTIFIGRELPDDEDEKRRGERIAKLIETTLRGEERLPEPVSKKTGVKGRMKAFKVASEVLVNNALSDDYTVLEISGLDRPGLLYDLTRSIATLNLNIGSAHISTFGEKVVDVFYVTDLTGQKIANIGRQEIIRERLANAVDGHVELDPAAPATRKVQRQAS
- the murJ gene encoding murein biosynthesis integral membrane protein MurJ, which produces MSLVRNFATVGSATLLSRLLGFVRDVLLAAVVGAGPVADAFVVAFRLPNLFRRLFAEGAFNSAFIPLFGRTVEEEGDAGAKRFAGEIGAALLFCLLVLTAFAQIFMPLVVWALAPGFVEDPTKYDLTVLMSRIAFPYLIFMSMLAFIGGILNTYQRFAAAAFAPVMLNVVMSAVLGAVLYLGIKDDTALGVILAIGVTVGGIVQLIVVLIDLKRLGFKIPVFRPRYTKSAKRLLMLGIPGVVAGGVTQINIAVGQIIASMQEGANALLYFADRLYQLPLGVIGIAIGVVLLPSLTRQLRAGQMGAYQHSLNRALEFSLVLTLPAAVALAVIPQEIVSVLFQRVRFDAAAVEGTAAALTAFAFGLPAFVLNKVFSPGYFAREDTKTPMIFAVVGMVVNVGLSIALFPMLQHVGIALATTLAGWVNTGLLIIVLWRRGHFQPDFKLLRRLSLVVLASLLMGVAVHFAAIYMASWLSAPWLAVRAGSLVLLVLVGMVTFAVFTQLSGGSDLVGMLKALRRRNT
- the trpS gene encoding tryptophan--tRNA ligase, whose product is MAEFQPRVFSGVQPTGNLHLGNYLGAVSRWVPLQDQMPTIFCVVDSHAITAGFPDPHELAQATREVTAAYMAAGIDPKKSIIFNQSQVREHTELAWIFNCVARMGWLNRMTQFKEKAGKNKENASVGLFAYPNLMAADILAYRATHVPVGDDQKQHLELTRDIAAKFNNDFADRIKELDIGIENPTPSPELPEYLYFPMTEPMIAGPATRIMSLRDGTKKMSKSDPSDLSRINLTDDADSISKKIKKAKTDPDALPSETGGLEGRPEADNLVGIYAALSGATKADVLKEYGGQQFSAFKPALSDLAVAKLSPMTDEMRRLMDDKAQIDAILKEGAEKASAIAEPVLKDVRKIIGFLDVR
- a CDS encoding cupin: MDFHLDTSSFTAERAWGSRLIGELDGITVRLHWTDKPYKWHVNDGPEVFVVLSGTVDMHYREAGTEKVQRLTEGQIFFANDGDAHVAHPVGEARVLVVERKDSV
- a CDS encoding Lrp/AsnC family transcriptional regulator is translated as MDSIDRTLLQLLEADSRTPVKTLAAHVGLARSSVQARVRKLEETGVIRAYTIRISDPEPAEIEAYLWIRTGSATCAAIAPVVSKFEEVLQCRSISGDRDMVLLVRARTLDGLAELRNRIAALDGIANVETHPVLKDWI
- a CDS encoding ATP-binding protein, which translates into the protein MVSQNSERAVNAAPEADDTQDKFFAEEQKLSSADTVTTDEYSSSITKPLDEEDVGPAVGPGRRATDAPVSAPAKSLQHLALAGMIIGLAAGFIMVSSDSLNRFLGLGLTFFAGGLAVWRLFADDMQRSVQALQVKDDKIRRLMARCEELEDRAWELGESDERHASILATLGDVVVRRDQDGTITYVNSAADDVFGLGHALQPGATLHLPLLEEVGFESAVTQALDKTTPGMGFQDLHIDTAQGPRWFSRIDIPVRDTTTDRQLVQTVLRDVTERRLIEEELLAARHSAESSNEAKSRFLATVSHEIRTPLNGVLGMAALLRDTRLTKEQSAYIEALETSGETLLLLIDEVLDFSKVEAGKLDIQAAPVRVGALVESVVELLAPKAHAKSLEIGSMLDPNLPEEVTLDATRVRQILYNLIGNGIKFTDEGGVAVELTGRPNPDGGGFLDIDVRDSGIGFDEQEAERLFQEFEQVDHGPARKFGGTGLGLAIAQRLAGLMGGEIAAQPSEDGGAQFRVSLPIPESLVADTDPRLAKLEGRRIVFVSTSQIECPLLARRLQYHAANVSVHAPGSTDLDAALAEADLLVVDNGALSDSGGWLASARLTGCKAPAVVMIAPPERERLEHLREAGYAAYLIRPVRIETLVQIFSGLLDDDGMEHAWDASAEPVSNGFLPNRYKVPARPLRLLVAEDNDINRLLSEAMLRKLGHVPVMVIDGEKAVEEAASGAYDAILMDLHMPGLDGFQAIRQIRSDEQAAGRTNVPVLIVTADVMKDARDKATEVGAAGYLTKPLSVEAISDALAEISRA